The following coding sequences are from one Paracholeplasma morum window:
- a CDS encoding IS3 family transposase, with translation KKNPGAQPMFHSDRGFQYTSRSFKNLLDKHNMVQSMSRVGKCIDNGPIENLWGIIKSEMYYLETFDSSEKLTKAIKDYIKFYNQERIQRKLKSHTPLEYRYMAI, from the coding sequence AAAAAGAATCCTGGTGCTCAACCAATGTTTCATAGTGACAGGGGATTTCAATACACGAGCAGATCATTTAAAAATCTATTAGATAAACACAATATGGTGCAAAGTATGTCTAGAGTAGGTAAGTGTATTGATAATGGACCAATCGAGAACTTATGGGGCATCATCAAATCTGAAATGTATTATTTAGAAACGTTTGATTCATCAGAAAAACTCACAAAAGCAATTAAAGATTACATTAAGTTCTATAATCAAGAAAGAATACAACGTAAATTAAAAAGCCATACACCTTTAGAATATAGGTATATGGCCATCTAA
- a CDS encoding GGDEF domain-containing protein — translation MQLIHHVDINFLTAFILSLVSIIAFIRLNHRDKLSKAYLVMSAIIIIQLILEAFSVILDKQTTFNMIWLRFSISFVIFIIGPFLAMMWFKLIKKMFVPKMTVKPITKLIVYLPQIINVILVISTIFFDTVFYIDEFGVYHRGDLFFLTMILTYYYIVLTFVLILSNRKKVVKEDLLLLAVATALPVLGGILQGLFYGLLLIWPSVGFSLIILYLFLQQRVIHHDYLTNAWSRESFFQFISFNMESSKKPFGVIYFDLDNLKTINDQYGHEQGDFALKKTVEIVKKSLPESNVVARLGGDEFIGIFSATTQKEVVNVVTRIRYNINQYNEEKRHNYPISISIGYGLFDQPHDQFEAFITKLDQDMYADKKSKEDELNSLLSSRHGK, via the coding sequence ATGCAATTAATTCATCATGTTGATATCAATTTCTTGACTGCTTTCATTCTATCATTAGTATCCATAATTGCTTTTATTAGGTTAAATCACAGAGACAAATTATCAAAAGCATATTTAGTGATGTCAGCGATTATCATTATTCAGTTAATCCTAGAAGCATTCTCAGTTATTTTAGATAAACAAACCACTTTTAACATGATTTGGTTGAGATTTTCAATCAGTTTTGTCATTTTTATCATTGGACCATTTTTAGCTATGATGTGGTTTAAGCTAATCAAGAAAATGTTTGTTCCAAAAATGACTGTTAAACCAATAACAAAGCTTATAGTTTACCTTCCACAAATCATAAATGTCATTTTAGTAATATCGACTATTTTTTTCGACACGGTCTTTTATATAGATGAATTTGGCGTCTATCATCGAGGCGATTTATTCTTTTTAACGATGATACTAACGTATTACTACATTGTACTTACATTCGTTTTGATACTGTCTAATCGGAAAAAAGTGGTCAAAGAAGACTTGCTGTTATTGGCTGTAGCTACGGCATTGCCAGTGCTTGGAGGTATCCTTCAAGGGCTATTCTATGGGTTATTATTAATATGGCCAAGTGTAGGATTTTCTTTAATCATTTTATATCTCTTTTTACAACAAAGAGTCATTCATCATGATTATTTGACAAATGCTTGGTCGAGAGAATCCTTTTTCCAATTCATTAGTTTTAACATGGAGTCGTCTAAAAAACCATTCGGAGTGATATATTTCGATTTGGATAACTTAAAAACAATCAATGACCAGTACGGGCATGAACAAGGGGATTTCGCTCTTAAGAAAACCGTTGAGATTGTTAAGAAGAGCCTTCCAGAAAGCAATGTCGTTGCCCGCCTAGGTGGGGATGAATTTATAGGAATATTCAGTGCTACTACTCAAAAAGAAGTGGTTAACGTGGTCACTAGAATCAGGTATAATATAAACCAATATAACGAAGAAAAGCGACATAATTACCCGATAAGCATTTCTATTGGCTATGGATTGTTTGATCAACCACATGATCAGTTTGAGGCTTTCATCACTAAGTTAGATCAGGATATGTATGCGGATAAAAAATCAAAAGAAGACGAATTGAACAGCCTCTTGTCAAGTAGACACGGTAAATAA